One genomic window of Niveibacterium sp. SC-1 includes the following:
- the nifB gene encoding nitrogenase cofactor biosynthesis protein NifB, with protein MPNASGYVSAVELKSRRNVVATSVASPSAGGCNTQGGEGKASCGSSGGPDDMPAHVWEKIKNHPCYSEEAHHHYARMHVAVAPACNIQCNYCNRKYDCSNESRPGVVSQKLTPEQAVKKVVAVASEIPQMTVLGVAGPGDSLANPKKTFDTFRLLQEQAPDIKLCISTNGLALPDHVDEIARYNVDHVTITINMVDPEIGAKIYPWIFWNHRRVTGVEAARILHERQMLGLEMLSARGILTKINSVLIPGINDEHMIEVNRAVKSRGAFLHNIMPLISEAEHGTHFGLTGQRGPSAQELKAVQDACAGGANLMRHCRQCRADAVGLLGEDRSKEFTLDKIEEMEVVYDLDRRRDYQTQVENERQAQHAAKVEALAAQPVSGLADDIKVLVAVATKGGGRVNEHFGHVTEFQIFEVSSSEALFVGHRRVDQYCQGGFGDDEQLPSVVRAINDCHAVLVAKIGACPRDELKSAGIEPVDLYVDEFIEKAALSWFADYGQRVARGEIVHRPRGDAAIRQGAFTAAA; from the coding sequence ATGCCAAACGCATCGGGTTACGTCAGCGCCGTCGAGCTCAAGTCCCGCCGCAATGTTGTGGCGACGTCCGTGGCGTCGCCTTCCGCGGGCGGGTGCAATACGCAGGGCGGTGAGGGCAAGGCGAGCTGTGGTTCGTCGGGCGGCCCGGACGACATGCCCGCGCATGTGTGGGAGAAGATCAAGAACCACCCGTGCTACTCGGAAGAGGCACATCACCACTATGCGCGTATGCATGTGGCGGTTGCGCCGGCCTGCAACATCCAGTGCAACTACTGCAATCGCAAGTACGACTGCTCCAACGAGTCGCGACCCGGCGTGGTGTCGCAGAAGCTCACGCCCGAACAGGCGGTGAAGAAGGTGGTGGCGGTCGCGAGCGAGATTCCGCAGATGACGGTGCTCGGTGTCGCCGGCCCCGGCGACTCGCTCGCCAATCCGAAGAAGACCTTCGACACCTTCCGCCTGCTGCAGGAACAGGCGCCGGACATCAAGCTGTGCATCTCGACCAACGGGCTGGCGCTGCCGGACCACGTGGACGAGATCGCGCGCTACAACGTCGACCACGTGACGATCACGATCAACATGGTCGACCCGGAGATCGGCGCGAAGATCTATCCATGGATCTTCTGGAACCACCGCCGCGTCACCGGCGTGGAGGCGGCGCGCATCCTGCACGAGCGCCAGATGCTGGGGCTGGAAATGCTGTCGGCGCGCGGCATCCTCACGAAGATCAACTCGGTGCTGATCCCCGGCATCAATGACGAACACATGATCGAGGTGAACCGCGCGGTGAAGTCGCGCGGGGCCTTCCTGCACAACATCATGCCGCTGATTTCGGAGGCCGAGCACGGCACCCACTTCGGGCTCACCGGCCAGCGTGGGCCGAGCGCGCAGGAGCTCAAGGCGGTGCAGGACGCTTGTGCGGGCGGTGCCAACCTGATGCGCCATTGCCGCCAGTGCCGTGCGGATGCCGTCGGCCTGCTGGGCGAGGACCGCAGCAAGGAGTTCACGCTCGACAAGATCGAGGAGATGGAGGTCGTCTATGACCTCGATCGCCGGCGCGACTACCAGACGCAGGTCGAGAACGAGCGCCAGGCGCAGCACGCGGCCAAGGTCGAAGCCCTCGCAGCGCAACCGGTGTCCGGGCTGGCCGACGACATCAAGGTCCTTGTCGCCGTCGCCACCAAGGGAGGCGGCCGGGTGAACGAACACTTCGGCCATGTCACCGAGTTCCAGATCTTCGAGGTGTCGTCGAGCGAGGCACTCTTCGTCGGCCACCGCCGCGTGGACCAGTACTGCCAGGGTGGCTTCGGCGACGACGAGCAATTGCCGTCGGTGGTGCGCGCGATCAACGACTGCCATGCGGTGCTCGTCGCGAAGATCGGCGCCTGTCCGCGCGACGAGCTCAAGAGCGCCGGCATCGAGCCGGTGGACCTCTACGTCGACGAGTTCATCGAGAAAGCCGCGCTGAGCTGGTTTGCCGACTACGGGCAGCGGGTCGCGCGCGGCGAGATCGTGCATCGGCCGCGCGGCGACGCGGCCATCCGGCAAGGGGCATTCACCGCCGCTGCGTGA
- a CDS encoding 4Fe-4S dicluster domain-containing protein, whose protein sequence is MALKIIASTCTGCSACDPECPNEAIREKGGVFRIDPAKCTECEGHYDAPQCVAVCPVDGCIVPA, encoded by the coding sequence ATGGCACTCAAGATCATTGCTTCAACCTGCACCGGCTGCTCGGCCTGCGACCCGGAATGCCCGAACGAGGCCATTCGCGAAAAAGGAGGGGTCTTCCGGATCGATCCCGCCAAGTGCACTGAGTGCGAAGGCCACTACGACGCGCCGCAATGTGTGGCGGTCTGCCCGGTCGACGGCTGCATCGTTCCCGCCTGA
- a CDS encoding iron-sulfur cluster assembly accessory protein produces MTQLTLTPAATRFIGRMLRFSGQPADAGFRLDVTPGGCSGLNAAFTVEAKPGAGESVLDVAGVRLFLTAGSRLLLEGATVDFADTPTQSGLTFVLPNQTPCGCSSSGADAHGHGHAGAPAPGVATVAISAIKRH; encoded by the coding sequence ATGACCCAACTCACTCTGACGCCCGCAGCGACGCGCTTCATCGGACGCATGCTGCGCTTCTCGGGCCAGCCCGCCGACGCGGGTTTCCGGCTGGACGTGACGCCCGGCGGATGCAGCGGACTGAACGCGGCTTTTACTGTCGAGGCGAAGCCTGGCGCGGGCGAATCGGTGCTTGATGTGGCGGGCGTGAGGCTCTTCCTCACGGCCGGTTCGCGCCTCCTGCTCGAAGGGGCGACGGTGGATTTTGCCGACACGCCCACACAGAGCGGGCTCACCTTCGTGCTGCCGAACCAGACGCCTTGCGGGTGTTCCAGCAGCGGCGCAGACGCACACGGGCACGGCCACGCGGGGGCCCCGGCGCCGGGCGTGGCGACCGTCGCGATCTCCGCGATCAAGCGGCACTGA
- a CDS encoding CU044_2847 family protein, with product MRTVEMPLEGGGCVLFEVDEAVSDKTYRGAGELGARATESFESAIGQIKPMADALAAQLSNLARAPESVVVEFGIKVTANAGAVIAKAGGEASLKVTLSWKKSG from the coding sequence ATGCGAACTGTGGAAATGCCGCTGGAAGGCGGCGGATGTGTTCTGTTCGAGGTTGACGAGGCCGTCTCAGACAAGACCTACCGGGGCGCCGGAGAACTTGGCGCCAGGGCCACGGAGTCGTTCGAGTCCGCAATCGGGCAGATCAAGCCGATGGCCGACGCGCTGGCCGCTCAACTGTCGAACCTTGCCCGTGCTCCGGAGAGCGTCGTCGTCGAGTTCGGTATCAAGGTGACTGCCAATGCTGGGGCCGTAATCGCGAAGGCAGGGGGCGAAGCGTCACTGAAGGTCACCCTGTCATGGAAGAAGTCGGGCTGA
- a CDS encoding SUMF1/EgtB/PvdO family nonheme iron enzyme, producing MTEPKDILDFDLQVLRIGDRYVANVLRSPAGKGRTEFEVEAQFAPEYMEELFRGLGRVRKATRGGASPEVRKARDFGGRLFRLVLSGQAGRCLVDSMARAQERNAQLRLRLSLDGVPDLLDLPWELLFDTDRHQFIVLRERISLVRDLPVMEPEKPLRIDLPLKVLVAIANPAGTAPLDAEGEWQKLEEALSPLHRLGALQIERLPHASFSALAEKLSADQWHVLHFIGHGEYDAEAGEGKLLLEGAAGQPVPLGAERLANMLRKHDTLRLVVLNACEGGRVSREDAFAGLAQALVQRAIPAVVAMQFPVTDAAAVQFAQAFYTGLGSGRPVDLAVSDARSQVSLAGEEGEIEWATPVLYMRGDGRLFDVAQGQIAQVAPPPIERRKAPEAQRPEAQAQARSGAVSEQGGAANGSAKWWRYGLAAGVALVASALLVGGILRVAALREDEARARAQAEAKAKAEMEAGRAAAAEAARKNAPGKKSTAAVATAVVAIPGPTPLHRPYKNGAVFRECNACPEMVVIVPEGDFTIGSPEDEAGRDSNEVQFGPIRFAAPYAIGRFEVSRAQFEPSGVAAESGCFGRSNGAWRLNAGANWRDPKFPAGFTQGKDHPVVCVSWDQAQAYVHWLNAELPGEALEAYRLPSEAEWEYAARAHTTAARFWGPQPQAACSYANVADRSARNQYKGLLRHDCDDRHIFTAPAGGGQNTGSYGYLPNAFGLYDMLGNVREWTQDCYSPTFVPKIADGSAFDPPRNCDQRVVRGGSWFNGPDSVRSATRNWENPGDRASYMGFRVARTLP from the coding sequence GTGACCGAACCTAAGGACATCCTCGACTTCGACCTGCAAGTCCTCAGGATTGGCGACCGCTATGTGGCCAACGTGCTCAGGTCGCCTGCGGGCAAAGGGCGCACCGAGTTCGAAGTCGAGGCGCAGTTCGCTCCCGAGTACATGGAGGAACTGTTCCGGGGTCTCGGGCGGGTGCGCAAGGCTACGCGCGGTGGTGCTTCGCCCGAGGTCCGCAAGGCCCGGGATTTTGGCGGGCGGCTTTTCCGTCTGGTTCTTTCAGGGCAGGCAGGTCGCTGCCTTGTCGACAGCATGGCGCGGGCGCAGGAAAGGAATGCGCAACTGCGCCTGAGGCTTTCGCTGGATGGCGTTCCGGATCTGCTCGATCTGCCTTGGGAACTACTGTTCGACACGGACCGCCATCAGTTCATCGTCCTGCGCGAGCGGATTTCGCTGGTACGTGACCTGCCGGTCATGGAGCCGGAGAAACCGCTCCGCATCGATCTGCCGCTCAAGGTGCTCGTCGCCATTGCCAATCCTGCAGGCACCGCGCCGCTGGATGCCGAGGGCGAATGGCAGAAGCTGGAGGAGGCGCTTTCGCCCCTGCATCGCCTGGGTGCCCTGCAAATCGAGCGTCTCCCGCACGCCAGCTTCTCCGCGTTGGCGGAGAAGCTCAGCGCGGACCAATGGCATGTGCTGCACTTCATCGGCCACGGCGAATACGACGCCGAGGCGGGCGAAGGAAAGCTGCTGCTGGAGGGCGCCGCAGGCCAGCCCGTTCCGCTGGGCGCGGAGAGGCTGGCCAACATGCTGCGCAAGCACGACACGCTACGGCTTGTCGTGCTCAACGCCTGTGAAGGTGGCCGTGTCTCGCGCGAGGATGCGTTCGCAGGTCTCGCCCAGGCGCTCGTGCAAAGGGCAATCCCGGCCGTGGTGGCGATGCAGTTCCCGGTGACCGATGCGGCGGCCGTCCAGTTCGCGCAGGCGTTCTACACAGGCTTGGGAAGCGGTCGACCGGTGGACCTGGCGGTCTCCGACGCACGATCGCAGGTGAGCCTGGCCGGAGAGGAGGGCGAGATCGAGTGGGCCACCCCGGTCCTGTACATGCGTGGGGATGGGCGGCTGTTCGACGTGGCTCAGGGTCAAATTGCCCAGGTGGCGCCGCCACCTATCGAAAGACGCAAGGCTCCGGAAGCGCAAAGACCCGAGGCACAAGCCCAGGCGAGGTCTGGCGCCGTCTCGGAACAGGGTGGCGCTGCCAATGGGAGCGCGAAATGGTGGCGCTATGGGCTAGCAGCCGGCGTAGCGTTGGTGGCGTCAGCGCTGCTTGTCGGGGGCATCCTGAGAGTTGCGGCCCTAAGAGAAGATGAGGCCAGGGCACGGGCGCAGGCCGAGGCGAAGGCGAAGGCCGAAATGGAGGCTGGCCGAGCCGCCGCAGCAGAGGCGGCGCGCAAGAACGCACCAGGAAAGAAGTCCACAGCCGCGGTGGCTACTGCCGTTGTGGCAATCCCCGGCCCTACACCGCTTCATAGACCCTACAAAAACGGCGCGGTGTTCCGGGAATGCAATGCTTGTCCTGAGATGGTGGTCATCGTGCCGGAAGGTGACTTCACTATTGGCTCGCCGGAGGACGAGGCGGGCCGGGACAGCAACGAAGTTCAATTCGGCCCGATCCGGTTCGCGGCGCCTTACGCGATTGGCCGTTTCGAGGTGAGCCGTGCGCAGTTCGAGCCCAGCGGCGTGGCCGCGGAGTCGGGTTGTTTCGGGCGGAGCAACGGTGCCTGGAGACTCAACGCCGGGGCGAACTGGCGCGATCCGAAATTCCCCGCCGGGTTTACTCAAGGCAAAGATCATCCGGTCGTCTGCGTGAGCTGGGACCAAGCCCAGGCGTACGTGCATTGGCTCAACGCCGAACTTCCTGGTGAGGCCTTGGAGGCCTATCGGCTTCCCAGCGAGGCCGAGTGGGAGTACGCCGCCCGTGCTCATACAACGGCCGCGAGGTTCTGGGGGCCGCAGCCGCAGGCCGCCTGCAGCTACGCCAACGTGGCGGACCGCAGCGCACGAAATCAGTACAAGGGTCTCCTACGCCACGACTGCGACGACCGTCACATCTTCACCGCGCCCGCCGGTGGCGGCCAGAACACAGGTAGCTACGGCTATCTGCCCAATGCCTTCGGTCTGTACGACATGTTGGGCAATGTCCGGGAATGGACGCAGGACTGCTACTCGCCGACCTTCGTTCCGAAAATTGCGGACGGCAGCGCATTCGATCCGCCCCGAAACTGCGACCAGCGCGTTGTGCGAGGCGGGTCGTGGTTCAACGGACCCGATAGCGTGCGCTCGGCCACTCGCAACTGGGAGAATCCCGGCGATCGGGCCAGCTATATGGGGTTTCGCGTTGCCAGGACGCTTCCCTAG